In the genome of Syntrophus gentianae, one region contains:
- a CDS encoding cytoplasmic protein — protein sequence MQPRDKIMKKYSNRHIMDLKKSERGLGEMLLNLTDEQKNSVKITYNSNRFVVNIGKNDPILREYYSVDNMMKEFDENGIEKAEFDDRAHFMYEQRYEFRINHDRKESLH from the coding sequence TTGCAGCCAAGAGACAAGATAATGAAAAAATACAGCAACAGGCATATAATGGATTTAAAAAAAAGCGAAAGGGGGTTAGGAGAAATGTTATTGAACTTAACTGACGAACAGAAAAATTCTGTAAAGATTACCTATAACTCTAACCGCTTCGTAGTCAATATAGGTAAAAATGATCCCATACTCAGAGAGTATTATTCAGTGGACAATATGATGAAGGAATTCGATGAGAATGGAATTGAAAAAGCGGAATTTGATGATAGGGCTCACTTTATGTACGAACAGAGATATGAATTCCGTATCAATCATGATAGGAAAGAATCCTTGCATTAA
- a CDS encoding MBL fold metallo-hydrolase, protein MLIVRQMQVSSMAVFAYLVGDSDTGEALVIDPAANISGILSTAAKNNLQIKYIVNTHGHVDHISGNKEMKEKTGAPIIIHEGDAFMLGHTPPMLLQMFGAEDSPPADITVKDGDEINVGKVSLKVIHTPGHSPGGMSLYIKGFVFTGDTLFVESVGRTDLNGSSAPQMFRSIKEKLFTLPDDTQVLPGHNYGRTSTSTIGHEKHYNPFLR, encoded by the coding sequence ATGCTCATTGTTCGACAGATGCAGGTCAGTTCCATGGCTGTTTTCGCCTATCTTGTCGGTGATTCGGATACAGGAGAGGCCCTGGTCATCGATCCGGCAGCCAACATCAGTGGTATTCTCTCTACGGCCGCCAAAAACAACCTGCAGATAAAATATATTGTCAATACCCATGGGCATGTGGACCACATCAGCGGAAACAAGGAAATGAAAGAGAAAACCGGCGCACCCATCATTATTCATGAAGGGGATGCCTTCATGCTCGGCCATACCCCACCCATGCTGTTGCAGATGTTCGGAGCGGAAGACTCCCCGCCTGCCGACATCACGGTGAAGGATGGCGATGAGATTAACGTGGGCAAGGTCTCTTTGAAGGTTATCCATACACCGGGACATTCTCCCGGAGGGATGTCCCTGTATATTAAAGGATTTGTTTTTACCGGCGATACCTTGTTCGTTGAAAGCGTCGGTCGAACGGATCTGAACGGTTCGTCCGCACCGCAGATGTTTCGTTCCATCAAGGAAAAGCTGTTTACATTACCGGACGATACCCAGGTTCTGCCGGGACACAACTATGGCAGAACATCCACGTCAACCATAGGTCACGAAAAACATTACAATCCCTTTTTGCGGTGA
- a CDS encoding phosphoribosylaminoimidazolesuccinocarboxamide synthase: protein MKKMGLIKTRFEGLKLSNVGKVRDIYDLGSHLLIVATDRISAFDVVMQEPIPDKGKILTSMSAFWFSKMEDIVGNHLVSINPDDYPSECAPFREELEGRSMLVKKASPLPVECIVRGYLSGSGWQDYRLSKTVSGIRLPDGLKESSKLAVPIFTPSTKAPEGEHDSPITRKETEDILGVENTAKIIEISLAIYNRASKIADEAGIIIADTKMEFGLIDGKLILIDELLTPDSSRFWPKADYIEGRPQKSFDKQFLRDYLLSLSWNQKPPAPNLPEEIIIKTREKYEEALKRLVTQ, encoded by the coding sequence ATGAAAAAGATGGGCCTGATTAAAACCCGTTTTGAAGGACTGAAATTGTCTAATGTCGGAAAGGTTCGAGATATCTACGACCTCGGCTCCCATCTTCTTATTGTGGCTACGGATCGGATATCCGCTTTCGATGTGGTCATGCAGGAACCCATTCCGGATAAGGGGAAAATCCTGACTTCGATGTCCGCTTTCTGGTTTAGTAAAATGGAGGATATCGTCGGGAATCATCTTGTTTCCATCAATCCCGATGATTATCCTTCAGAGTGCGCACCCTTCCGGGAAGAACTTGAAGGAAGAAGCATGCTGGTCAAGAAGGCGTCTCCTCTTCCCGTGGAATGTATTGTTCGCGGTTATCTGAGCGGATCAGGATGGCAGGATTATCGACTGAGTAAAACGGTTTCCGGCATCCGGCTTCCCGACGGCTTGAAGGAATCCTCCAAACTGGCCGTCCCGATTTTTACCCCATCGACCAAAGCACCCGAGGGTGAACATGACTCCCCCATTACCCGCAAAGAGACGGAAGACATCCTGGGTGTCGAAAACACGGCAAAGATCATTGAAATCAGTCTCGCCATTTACAACCGGGCGTCAAAGATCGCCGATGAGGCAGGAATCATCATTGCCGACACGAAAATGGAGTTCGGCCTGATTGACGGGAAGCTGATTCTCATTGATGAACTGCTCACGCCTGACTCCTCCCGCTTCTGGCCTAAAGCCGATTACATTGAAGGCCGTCCACAGAAGAGCTTCGACAAGCAGTTTCTCCGCGATTACCTGCTTTCCCTGAGTTGGAATCAAAAACCACCGGCTCCAAACCTTCCGGAAGAAATTATCATCAAGACCCGTGAAAAATATGAGGAAGCCCTGAAACGTCTTGTGACGCAATGA
- the dnaJ gene encoding molecular chaperone DnaJ, with protein MSTMVKTCYYEVLGVTREATEDEIKKTYRRLAMQYHPDRNPGDQEAEEKFKQAAEAYEVLSDRKKRDIYDRYGHDGLNSSGFQGFSGFDDIFSSFGDIFEDIFGFSSSHSRSRTAGRAGADLRYDLTLTFLEAAFGAEKDLKIRKSVTCMECHGSGADPGSEIRTCSYCGGRGQVLQSSGFFSIRTTCPECRGYGKIIVTYCSSCHGSGKTTHEKTVHVKIPGGVETGSRLRLRGEGEDGEFGGPSGDLYVFLSVEPHEFFDRRGYDVYCRIPISFVQAALGAKIEVPTLTGAEKLKIPKGTQNATQFRLKGKGIPHIKGFGSGDQIIETTVTIPTSLTRKQEELLLEFAKLDKK; from the coding sequence ATGAGCACAATGGTAAAAACTTGTTATTATGAGGTCTTAGGGGTAACCCGGGAGGCCACCGAGGACGAAATAAAAAAGACTTACCGCAGACTGGCCATGCAGTACCATCCGGACCGCAATCCGGGAGACCAGGAAGCTGAAGAGAAATTCAAGCAGGCCGCAGAGGCTTATGAGGTGTTGAGCGACAGGAAAAAAAGGGACATCTATGATCGTTATGGACATGATGGTCTCAACAGCAGCGGATTCCAGGGGTTTTCCGGATTTGACGACATTTTTTCCAGCTTCGGAGATATTTTTGAAGATATCTTCGGATTCAGCAGCTCCCATTCCCGATCCCGAACAGCGGGGCGTGCGGGTGCCGATCTTCGGTATGATCTGACCTTGACCTTTCTGGAAGCAGCCTTCGGGGCCGAAAAGGACCTTAAAATCCGCAAATCCGTCACCTGCATGGAATGCCACGGATCAGGCGCTGATCCCGGATCGGAGATTCGAACGTGCAGTTATTGCGGCGGCCGGGGCCAGGTTCTCCAGAGCAGCGGTTTCTTCAGCATTCGCACAACCTGTCCTGAATGTCGTGGCTATGGTAAAATCATTGTCACGTATTGCAGTTCCTGCCATGGCAGCGGCAAGACCACCCATGAAAAAACAGTCCATGTAAAAATACCCGGCGGCGTGGAAACAGGTTCCCGGCTCCGTCTTCGCGGCGAGGGTGAAGATGGTGAATTTGGAGGGCCGAGCGGTGACCTCTATGTTTTCCTCTCTGTTGAACCTCATGAATTTTTCGACCGAAGGGGCTATGACGTTTACTGCAGAATCCCAATCTCCTTTGTGCAGGCCGCTTTAGGCGCAAAAATCGAGGTCCCCACACTGACGGGAGCAGAAAAGCTGAAAATTCCGAAAGGAACGCAGAACGCCACCCAGTTTCGCCTGAAAGGAAAAGGCATCCCTCACATCAAAGGATTTGGAAGTGGAGACCAGATCATCGAAACAACGGTTACCATCCCGACTTCTCTGACCCGGAAGCAGGAAGAACTTCTGCTTGAATTTGCTAAACTGGACAAAAAATAA
- a CDS encoding DUF3568 domain-containing protein, which yields MFKSFVKRTLFAILSISLFFLSSGCGVETALVAGGAAVGAGTGTFFFVNGELKTDYPYSFDKVWTACEKTVADMHGTAVDPKKEISEGTISTRINDETVKFTVKYKDKNLTTVGVRVGIMGDQNASKMMHNKISDNIPKG from the coding sequence GTGTTTAAGTCATTCGTAAAGAGAACCTTGTTCGCAATTTTGTCGATATCCTTGTTTTTCCTCAGCTCTGGATGTGGTGTGGAAACAGCCCTCGTTGCCGGTGGCGCCGCAGTGGGTGCGGGAACTGGCACCTTTTTCTTTGTCAATGGGGAATTGAAGACGGACTATCCCTATTCTTTTGATAAGGTCTGGACGGCCTGCGAGAAGACCGTAGCGGATATGCATGGTACGGCCGTTGATCCCAAGAAAGAAATCAGCGAGGGGACGATCTCCACCAGAATCAACGATGAAACGGTGAAATTTACGGTAAAATACAAAGATAAAAATCTGACGACCGTAGGCGTCCGTGTAGGAATCATGGGGGATCAGAACGCTTCGAAAATGATGCACAACAAGATCAGCGATAATATTCCCAAGGGTTGA